The proteins below come from a single Plasmodium sp. gorilla clade G2 genome assembly, chromosome: 13 genomic window:
- a CDS encoding syntaxin, Qa-SNARE family, which produces MPYVDKTEEFFKIIERLSNDNINIRKNRSTVQDTQVGELASKITDSLQTGYQKLQQLERCVKQKGIFNDKTSEIEELTYEVKQTITDVTNDLDSLVQYAYNLNISNPQSKTHIDNIISSLKNRLFDFTKKFKDVLQIRSEHIKKQVNRRKMYAYTSNEATFNNDNYKFTPLGDIDIESGQQQVLKQPYKYSYIHSRADAMENIQKVIGDLAQMFQKVATMVTHQDEMIKRIDEDIDISLENTREGQNYLLTYFNRLTSTRTLILQIFACIFILIVFFVIFS; this is translated from the exons ATGCCATATGTTGATAAAACAGAAGAGTTTTTTAAAATCATTGAAAGATTaagtaatgataatataaatataagaaaaaatcgAAGCACAGTTCAAGACACGCAAGTAGGTGAGCTTGCTTCGAAAATTACAGACTCATTGCAAACAGGATATCAGAAGTTACAACAGCTAGAaagat GTGTGAAACAAAAAGGTATTTTTAACGACAAAACGTCAGAAATAGAAGAACTGACTTATGAAGTAAAACAAACAATTACAGATGTAACGAATGATTTAGATTCATTAGTTCAATATGCTTATAATCTAAATATTAGTAACCCTCAAAGTAAAACtcatattgataatattatatcatccTTAAAAAATCGTCTTTTCgattttacaaaaaaatttaagGATGTCTTACAAATCAGGAGTGAG catataaaaaaacaagtGAATAGGAGGAAAATGTATGCCTATACATCTAACGAAGCAACgtttaataatgataattataaatttactCCACTTGGAGATATAGATATTGAAag TGGTCAGCAACAAGTTTTAAAACAgccatataaatattcatatatacattCAAGAGCTGATGCAATggaaaatatacaaaaagtAATTGGAGATTTAGCTCAAATGTTTCAGAAGGTTGCTACTATGGTAACACACCAAGATGAAATGATAAAACGTATTGACGAAGATATAGATATATCCTTAGAAAATACGAGAGAAGGACAAAATTATCTTTTAACTTATTTTAATAGATTAACATCTACAAGAACTTTAATATTACAG atTTTTGCTTGTATATTCATTCTGATAGTATTTTTTGTCATTTTTTCATAG
- a CDS encoding protein tyrosine phosphatase-like protein, putative, whose translation MSATSKCMLIYNLVCCCLWTVILFTSLQYVFKKEKYPITTFWSNYKNIITITQSLAIFEIFFSIIGIINSVVSIVTIQVFSRLFVVYLIFNFLPNTNKWILSCLIAWSIIDIIRYLFYFLNTLNLRFNILASLRKKLPLILYPIGITSEVVCTLASLNNIYGTPFLRTYPYSMPNNINFQIDIYYFCIVVLILYIPGSILLYATAVRKSKQKIPIPEKKAGADKKKV comes from the exons atgagtgCTACAAGTAAGTGTatgttaatttataatttagtATGCTGTTGCTTATGGACAGTAATTTTGTTTACGTCTTTACAATACGTGTttaaaaaagagaaatatCCTATAACTACTTTCTGGtcaaattataaaaacataataacTATAACACAATCGCTTGCCATctttgaaatttttttttcaataattg GTATCATCAATTCAGTTGTCAGCATTGTAACCATACAAGTTTTCAGCAGATTATTTGttgtttatttaatttttaattttcttccTAATACAAACAAATGGATTTTATCATGCTTAATTGCTTGGTCTATTATTGATATCATTCGTTATCTTTTCTACTTTTTAAATACACTCAACTTGCGTTTTAACATTCTTGCATCCCttagaaaaaaat taCCTTTAATACTTTACCCCATAGGCATAACCTCAGAAGTTGTTTGCACCTTAGCAAGtttgaataatatttatggcACTCCATTTTTAAGAACTTATCCTTATTCTATGCCtaacaatataaattttcaaatagacatttattatttttgtattgTCGTTTTGATTTTGTATATCCCAGGAAGTATTCTTCTTTATGCTACTGCTGTGag AAAAAGCAAACAAAAAATTCCAATCCCAGAAAAGAAGGCTGGAgcagataaaaaaaaagtatga
- a CDS encoding 60S ribosomal protein L23, putative: MKRGRAGTLKNKMRITLSLPVGALINCCDNSGGKNLYIIAVQGFGSCLNRLPAASLGDMVLATVKKGKPDLRKKVLNAIICRQSKAWRRHEGYYIYFEDNAGVIVNPKGEMKGSAITGPVARECAELWPKLSSAASAIV; encoded by the exons atgaaaagaggAAGAGCAGgaacattaaaaaataaaatgaggATTACATTATCCTTACCAGTAGGAGCCTTAATAAATTGTTGTGATAATAGTGGaggaaaaaatttatatattatagctGTGCag GGTTTTGGATCTTGTCTTAACAGATTACCAGCCGCCTCATTAGGTGATATGGTTTTAGCAACagtaaaaaaaggaaaaccagatttaagaaaaaaagtcTTGAATGCAATTATTTGTCGTCAATCGAAAGCTTGGAGAAGACATGAaggttattatatttattttgaagaTAATGCTGGTGTTATTGTAAATCCAAAAGGAGAAATGAAAGGATCAGCTATCACAGGACCTGTTGCTAGAGAATGTGCTGAGTTGTGGCCAAAATTATCATCAGCAGCATCTGCAattgtttaa
- a CDS encoding glutamine--tRNA ligase, putative, whose product MHNTEKLYIKKKLDATLFISNFYNWFEIHFKGTLLIRENSNIKNATLIELIDNKKLFLNEINACEALLKLNDYDENCDSLSGTINVNDNKKQTNSNSNSNNNNNNNNNIQHCSYSTNRWGNSSCSVFDYFHILKIEELKNFLKDYILTNKKINKEFFDVIEQDMINWKNLFFFGNQKKKPGFLDFLLLCVLKKQNIHSIEERHYKNFYNWFNINNICDVLKHKKENAKNEDNTHKTSNTNFIQQIIEEDLKNKKHTHVITRFPPEPNGYLHLGHAKSICLNFGLSNKYGGRTHLRFDDTNPVTEEIRYIESIKEDVKWLGYDWKEHLYFASNYFEQLYEWAKILIKQGDAYVDDQSIEEIRKNRGNLKEPGIDSPYRNRSVEENLQLFENMKNGLYKEGEKVLRAKIDMTSGNMNLRDPILYRIMFKTHPKTKNKWVIYPMYDYAHGQSDSIENITHSICTLEFETHRPLYEWFQDKLNIFKTRQIEFARLNVTYMVMSKRKLLTLVNEKYVNDWDDPRMPTISGMRRRGYSPDAIKDFCSKVGIAKRENMIPLDLLELCVREDMDIKAIRLFAILKPLKVIITNYNHTPDYLDIHKLVASNHPKFEQMGSRNIQFEKEIFIDQDDFQEIPQDNFFRLAPNRTVRLRYAFCITCNEVIKDDQGRVLELRCTYDPSSKSGHSTNQKKSDNKKSDDIKNDDIKNDDIKNDDKKNDVIKNDDKKSDVIQQNIDDDNITQGDNKKVKATIHWLSANNSHQAEFRMYDKLFTKPNPESNEDNELIQKITSTTHLENNTNNQSNGKDEYASSSLLQNDQLEDESKNAGWRKYINKNSLIIYKGLVENYATRFNVGDPIQFERVGFFTKDKDTTNELPVFNLTVPLVDNTMLKKKKEDLLQKELDKLKREKIAAERKLKKEQKKIREQKKKEQNGNN is encoded by the coding sequence ATGCACAATACagaaaagttatatataaagaaaaaactgGATGctacattatttatttctaatttttataattggTTTGAAATTCACTTCAAAGGTACTTTATTAATACGAGAGAATAGTAATATAAAGAATGCAACATTGATAGAACttatagataataaaaaactaTTCTTAAATGAAATTAATGCTTGTGAAGcattattaaaattgaaTGATTATGATGAAAATTGTGATTCTTTAAGTGGTACCATTAACgtgaatgataataaaaaacaaacaaacagCAACAGCAACagcaacaacaacaacaacaacaataataatatacaacatTGTAGTTACTCTACTAATAGGTGGGGCAACTCTAGTTGCAGTGTCtttgattattttcatattttaaaaatagaaGAATTGAAGAACTTTTTAAAAGATTATATtcttacaaataaaaaaataaataaagaattcTTTGATGTTATCGAACAAGATATGATTAACTGGAAGAACTTATTTTTCTTTGGaaatcaaaaaaagaaaccaGGATTCTTagactttttattattatgtgttttaaaaaaacaaaatattcaCTCCATTGAAGAAAggcattataaaaatttttataactggtttaatattaataatatatgtgatgtattaaaacataaaaaggaaaatgccaaaaatgaagataatacaCATAAGACATCAAATACTAATTTTATTCAACAAATTATTGAAgaagatttaaaaaataaaaaacatacaCATGTCATTACTAGATTTCCACCTGAACCTAATGGCTATTTACATCTAGGTCATGCAAAAAGTATATGTTTAAATTTTGgtttatcaaataaatatggTGGTAGAACCCATTTACGTTTTGATGACACGAACCCAGTTACGGAAGAAATTAGATATATAGAATCCATAAAAGAAGATGTGAAATGGTTAGGATATGATTGGAAagaacatttatattttgcttctaattattttgaacaattatatgaatgggccaagatattaataaaacaaGGAGATGCATATGTAGATGATCAAAGTATTGAAGAAATACGAAAAAATCGTGGGAATTTAAAAGAACCAGGAATTGATTCACCATATAGAAATAGAAGTGTTGAAGAAAATTTACaattatttgaaaatatgaaaaatggtTTATATAAAGAAGGAGAGAAGGTATTAAGAGCAAAAATAGATATGACATCTGGTAATATGAATTTAAGAGATCCAATATTATATCGTATTATGTTTAAAACACATcctaaaacaaaaaataaatgggTTATATATCCAATGTATGATTATGCTCATGGTCAATCTGATTCAATTGAAAACATTACACATTCTATATGTACCTTAGAATTTGAAACACATAGACCTTTATATGAATGGTTTcaagataaattaaatatttttaaaactaGACAAATTGAATTTGCTCGTTTAAATGTAACATATATGGTAATGagtaaaagaaaattattaacattggttaatgaaaaatatgttaaTGATTGGGATGATCCACGCATGCCAACAATATCAGGAATGAGAAGAAGAGGATATAGTCCAGATGCTATTAAAGATTTTTGTAGTAAGGTGGGTATAGCTAAGAGAGAAAATATGATACCTCTTGATCTTCTTGAATTATGTGTACGTGAAGATATGGATATAAAAGCTATACGATTATTTGCAATTCTTAAACCATTGAAAGTAATTATAACAAATTATAATCATACTCCTGATTATTTAGATATTCACAAATTAGTTGCTAGTAATCATCCAAAATTTGAACAAATGGGTTCTAGAAATATTCAAtttgaaaaagaaatttttatTGATCAAGATGATTTTCAAGAAATACCACAAGATAATTTCTTTAGACTAGCACCTAATAGAACTGTTAGATTAAGATATGCATTTTGTATTACATGTAATGAAGTTATTAAAGATGATCAAGGTAGGGTTCTTGAATTGAGATGTACCTATGATCCCAGTAGTAAAAGTGGGCACTCaacaaatcaaaaaaaaagtgataaCAAAAAAAGTGATGACATAAAGAATGATGACATAAAGAATGATGACATAAAGAATGATGACAAAAAGAATGATGTCATAAAGAATGATGACAAAAAAAGTGATGTCATCCAACAAAAtattgatgatgataatattacacaaggagataataaaaaagtaaaagCTACCATCCATTGGCTGTCTGCAAACAATTCACATCAAGCAGAATTCAGAATGTATGATAAACTATTTACAAAGCCAAATCCAGAATCAAACGAAGACAATGAACTCATTCAAAAAATTACATCAACAACACATcttgaaaataatacaaacaaTCAAAGTAATGGTAAAGATGAATATGCTTCTAGTTCATTATTACAAAATGATCAATTAGAAGATGAATCTAAAAATGCAGGAtggagaaaatatataaataaaaactcattaattatttataaaggACTAGTAGAGAATTATGCTACACGTTTTAATGTAGGAGATCCAATACAATTTGAAAGAGTCGGATTTTTTACAAAAGATAAAGATACAACAAATGAATTACCAGTTTTTAATTTGACAGTACCTCTAGTTGATAATAccatgttaaaaaaaaaaaaagaagatctACTACAAAAGGAATTAGATAAATtgaaaagagaaaaaattgCTGCAGagagaaaattaaaaaaagagcaaaaaaaaataagggagcaaaaaaagaaagagcAAAATGGAAACAATTAG